One Oryzomonas sagensis DNA segment encodes these proteins:
- a CDS encoding B12-binding domain-containing radical SAM protein (Presence of a B(12) (cobalamin)-binding domain implies dependence on cobalamin itself, in one of its several forms, or in some unusual lineages, dependence on a cobalamin-like analog.), with protein sequence MKIILAYISGEADRSDPYISLLPSGLCYLHAVLREAGYDSLLANLSGWSLPVIKEQLSSLQADIIGISQWTHNRHASLEVARLARQLNPDSVIILGGGHATFRYHEMLADDSPVDIVVVGEGEETLRELTERIAQGGGWRDVPGIAFRDGARVVLTEQRMPQRTLDTLPFPARYLDHSIGVDLELQAEFVLTARGCPSACSFCSSPGFWGRRVRFRSPADIVDEILYIRDRFGLIYFSLRDDTFTADRTRAIEFCRLMITRRAAVLWNCQSRVTTLDEEVLTWMKRAGCECVQIGIESGSPRILAQLDKSIQPWQVEQTAALVRKVGISLSVYLISDVPGETEDDIRMTVELVRRIKPDDGYVSPLVYYPGTRLFEQAVANGQVRPDIFEETPDTALYAAGKPGRAAHRIMGAFTAGAGGASERRFRQQKALLGYCATTNVLAGEWYRQSGAIDAAEREFREITEREPHNPWGWLLAGELHAARGEKRKAAECYRRVLALVPNHGAALRALDTKKAGP encoded by the coding sequence ATGAAAATTATTTTAGCGTACATATCCGGGGAAGCCGATCGCAGCGATCCTTATATCAGTTTGCTGCCCAGTGGACTCTGTTATCTGCATGCCGTGCTGCGTGAAGCCGGCTACGATTCCCTTCTGGCCAACCTTTCCGGGTGGTCCCTCCCCGTAATCAAGGAACAGCTCTCCTCCCTGCAAGCCGACATCATCGGCATTTCCCAATGGACCCACAACCGCCATGCCTCTCTTGAGGTGGCGCGCCTGGCGCGCCAGCTGAATCCGGACAGCGTCATCATTCTGGGAGGAGGGCACGCCACCTTCCGCTACCATGAGATGCTTGCCGACGATTCGCCGGTCGATATCGTCGTGGTGGGAGAGGGAGAAGAAACGTTACGGGAGTTGACCGAGAGGATCGCGCAAGGGGGGGGCTGGCGGGATGTGCCCGGCATCGCATTCCGCGACGGAGCCCGGGTCGTGCTCACGGAACAGCGCATGCCGCAGAGGACGCTCGACACGCTTCCGTTTCCCGCCCGCTATCTGGATCACTCCATCGGCGTCGATCTGGAACTGCAAGCCGAATTCGTCCTGACCGCCCGTGGCTGCCCCTCTGCGTGCAGCTTCTGCAGTTCGCCGGGATTCTGGGGGCGTCGGGTGCGGTTCCGCTCCCCGGCAGACATCGTTGATGAAATCCTGTACATTCGCGACCGGTTTGGCCTGATCTACTTCTCGTTGCGGGACGATACCTTTACCGCCGATCGCACCAGGGCCATCGAATTCTGTCGTCTCATGATCACGCGGCGGGCTGCCGTGCTCTGGAACTGCCAATCCCGCGTCACCACCCTGGACGAGGAGGTGCTGACGTGGATGAAACGGGCCGGCTGCGAGTGTGTCCAGATCGGGATCGAGTCGGGCTCGCCGCGCATCCTGGCCCAGCTCGACAAGTCGATCCAGCCGTGGCAGGTGGAACAAACGGCCGCCCTGGTGCGAAAGGTCGGCATCAGTCTCTCCGTATATCTGATCTCCGATGTGCCCGGGGAGACTGAAGACGATATCCGCATGACCGTCGAGCTGGTCCGGCGCATCAAGCCGGACGATGGTTATGTCTCGCCGCTGGTCTACTATCCAGGCACCCGGCTGTTCGAACAGGCGGTCGCAAACGGCCAGGTTCGCCCCGACATTTTCGAGGAGACCCCGGATACGGCCCTCTATGCTGCAGGTAAGCCCGGGCGGGCGGCCCACCGTATCATGGGGGCGTTTACGGCCGGGGCGGGAGGAGCGAGCGAGCGCCGCTTTCGGCAACAGAAGGCGCTTTTGGGGTATTGCGCCACCACCAACGTTCTGGCGGGAGAGTGGTACCGGCAGTCGGGCGCCATCGATGCGGCCGAGCGGGAGTTCAGGGAGATAACCGAGCGCGAACCGCATAACCCCTGGGGCTGGCTGCTGGCGGGAGAGTTACATGCCGCACGGGGCGAAAAACGGAAGGCCGCCGAATGTTACCGCCGGGTCCTGGCTCTGGTGCCGAACCACGGAGCGGCGCTGCGGGCGTTGGACACAAAAAAAGCGGGGCCGTGA
- a CDS encoding transporter substrate-binding domain-containing protein: MTITPIHRTVACFMLAAALLALAACVSKQEPAAKNTLVVGMELAYPPFEMTDEKGAPKGISVDLANALGTALGKKVVIQNTAFDGLIPALKTGKIDLIISSMTITDERRQSVDFSDPYLATGLCLLVGKTSPIKSIDDLDKPGVTVAVKKGTTGHTYATGNLKNAKVLVLDKEAAAVLEVVQGKADAFIYDQMSTYTNWKKNRETTRALLHPFQQEKWGIALRKGDTQLKEQINRFLGTFRAQGGFERLGDTWLREQKATFKELNYPFFF, from the coding sequence ATGACGATTACACCCATCCATCGCACTGTCGCGTGCTTCATGCTGGCGGCGGCGCTCCTTGCCCTGGCCGCGTGCGTGAGCAAGCAGGAACCGGCCGCCAAGAACACCCTGGTCGTGGGGATGGAGTTGGCCTATCCTCCCTTTGAGATGACCGATGAAAAGGGGGCGCCCAAGGGCATCAGCGTCGATCTGGCCAACGCGTTGGGCACGGCGCTCGGCAAGAAGGTCGTCATCCAGAACACCGCCTTTGACGGTCTGATCCCGGCGCTCAAGACCGGGAAGATCGACCTGATCATCTCCTCCATGACCATCACCGACGAGCGTCGGCAGTCGGTGGATTTTTCCGACCCCTATCTTGCCACCGGTCTCTGCCTGCTGGTGGGTAAAACGTCGCCGATCAAATCAATCGATGACCTGGACAAACCGGGTGTCACCGTAGCCGTCAAAAAGGGGACGACCGGTCACACCTACGCAACCGGGAACCTCAAGAATGCCAAGGTCCTGGTCCTTGACAAGGAGGCCGCCGCCGTGCTCGAAGTCGTCCAGGGGAAGGCGGACGCCTTTATCTACGACCAGATGTCCACCTATACCAACTGGAAGAAGAACCGGGAGACCACCCGCGCCCTGTTGCATCCCTTCCAGCAGGAAAAATGGGGCATTGCCCTGCGCAAAGGCGATACGCAGCTCAAGGAGCAGATCAACCGGTTCCTGGGGACGTTCCGTGCCCAGGGCGGCTTCGAACGGCTGGGCGACACTTGGTTGCGCGAGCAAAAAGCGACCTTCAAGGAGCTGAACTATCCTTTCTTCTTTTAA
- a CDS encoding amino acid ABC transporter permease: MRRYFFTTPGSRGDRIPAAAVAASWLAVFLLLSLLFWFAFSQVKFAWGWDAVYAYRYKFLKGWLTTVAVSSAAMALSLVAGLATALAQRAPFLPLRYLAQVYVEIIRGTPLLVQILIFFYVVADAFGINNRYLVGGVILAMFAGAYISEIIRAGIESVGETQLESARAIGFTRAQIYRYVIFPQVTRQVLPPMAGQFASLIKDSSLLSIISVNEFTLNAQEVNAFTFSTLESYLPLAVGYLILTLPISLWTKRLEKRFRYAT, encoded by the coding sequence GTGCGACGCTACTTCTTCACGACCCCCGGCAGCCGCGGGGACAGGATTCCGGCCGCTGCCGTCGCGGCCAGTTGGCTGGCGGTGTTCCTGCTCCTCTCCCTGCTGTTCTGGTTTGCCTTCAGTCAGGTCAAATTCGCCTGGGGCTGGGATGCTGTCTACGCCTATCGCTACAAATTCCTGAAAGGGTGGCTGACAACGGTGGCCGTCTCCTCGGCCGCCATGGCTTTAAGCCTGGTGGCCGGCCTGGCCACGGCCCTGGCCCAGCGGGCTCCGTTCCTGCCGCTGCGCTATCTGGCGCAGGTCTATGTGGAGATCATCCGCGGCACCCCGCTTTTGGTGCAGATTCTGATCTTTTTTTACGTGGTGGCCGACGCCTTCGGGATCAACAACCGCTACCTGGTGGGGGGCGTCATCCTCGCCATGTTCGCCGGGGCCTATATCTCCGAAATCATCCGGGCCGGGATCGAAAGTGTCGGCGAGACCCAGTTGGAGTCGGCGCGGGCCATCGGTTTCACCCGCGCCCAGATCTACCGCTACGTCATCTTCCCCCAGGTGACCCGCCAGGTCCTGCCCCCCATGGCCGGGCAATTCGCCTCGCTCATCAAGGACTCGTCGCTCCTGTCCATCATCTCGGTCAACGAGTTCACCCTCAACGCCCAGGAGGTGAACGCCTTCACCTTCAGCACCCTAGAGAGCTACCTGCCGCTGGCGGTCGGTTACCTGATCCTGACCCTGCCGATCTCCCTCTGGACCAAGCGCCTGGAAAAGAGATTCCGTTATGCGACTTGA
- a CDS encoding amino acid ABC transporter ATP-binding protein, whose protein sequence is MRLEANAIVKSYGDHVALNGVNLTIPHIRTVAILGPSGGGKSTLLRILAGLETPDAGAIALDGDPIQFNEAYLLRHRRGIGTVFQSFNLFPHLTALDNIALPLEKVHGYEASEAATYALQLLARFHLAGHALKTPAQLSGGQKQRVAIARAVAIKPRLLLFDEPTSALDPEMTVEVLDLIAELRQEGRPLVLVTHEIGFARQVADQVVFLHEGRVLEWGDAAELFEQPATPEMRGFLDKVLRY, encoded by the coding sequence ATGCGACTTGAGGCCAACGCTATCGTCAAATCCTATGGCGACCATGTTGCCCTGAACGGGGTGAATCTGACCATCCCCCACATCCGCACCGTCGCCATCCTGGGGCCGTCCGGCGGCGGGAAATCCACCCTGCTGCGCATACTGGCGGGCCTGGAAACCCCGGATGCGGGCGCTATCGCCCTGGACGGCGATCCGATACAATTCAACGAGGCATACCTGCTGCGACACCGCAGGGGGATCGGGACGGTGTTCCAGTCGTTCAACCTGTTTCCGCACCTGACCGCCCTGGACAACATCGCGCTCCCCCTGGAGAAGGTGCATGGCTACGAGGCCTCTGAGGCGGCAACCTATGCCCTGCAACTGCTGGCCCGGTTCCATCTGGCCGGGCACGCCCTCAAAACCCCGGCCCAGCTTTCGGGGGGGCAGAAACAGCGGGTGGCCATAGCCCGCGCCGTGGCCATAAAACCGCGCCTGCTGCTGTTCGACGAGCCGACCTCGGCCCTTGACCCGGAGATGACCGTGGAGGTGCTGGACCTGATCGCCGAACTGCGCCAGGAGGGGCGGCCGCTCGTGCTGGTGACCCACGAGATCGGTTTTGCCCGCCAGGTGGCCGATCAGGTGGTCTTTCTCCACGAAGGGCGGGTACTGGAGTGGGGGGACGCCGCAGAGCTGTTTGAACAGCCGGCCACCCCGGAGATGCGGGGCTTTCTGGACAAGGTGTTGAGATACTAA
- the pap gene encoding polyphosphate:AMP phosphotransferase — translation MFESAELGHTISKTVWKKELPELRGALLDAQLDLLQSKKFPVIILVAGVDCAGKGETVNRLNEWMDPRHIETHALRDLTDEEQERPQMYRYWRVLPPKGKIGIFIGTWYSAPLLENVYGTIKNAELDQRLERIVHFERMLCDEGALVLKFWLHLSRDEQKKRLKSLEKDPKTRWRVTDTDWQHYKLYDKFRQVSERMLRTTSTAESPWTIVEGSNPNYRYLTIGKALLAALRQRLDAVEPPQHDEPIPPIMPTIDNLLILRTLDLSKQLKKSDYEDELEKYQGRLNLLTRHAGFRKLSVVTVFEGNDAAGKGGSIRRVTQALDARLYRIVPVAAPTDEELAQPYMWRFWRNIPRKGRFAIFDRSWYGRVLVERVEGLCGRGDWMRAYGEINDFEEQLVRNHTVVVKFWLSISREEQLRRFKEREKIGFKRFKITDEDWRNREKWGEYEVAVCDMIDRTSTDIAPWTLVEANDKYYARIRILKTLCERIEAALGKV, via the coding sequence ATGTTCGAGTCCGCCGAATTGGGGCACACGATCAGCAAAACCGTCTGGAAGAAGGAGCTTCCCGAACTGCGCGGAGCCCTGTTGGACGCCCAGCTCGACCTGCTCCAGTCGAAGAAATTCCCGGTCATCATTTTGGTGGCCGGCGTGGACTGCGCCGGCAAGGGGGAAACGGTCAATCGCCTCAACGAATGGATGGACCCGCGCCACATCGAGACCCACGCCCTGCGCGATCTGACCGACGAAGAACAGGAACGGCCCCAGATGTATCGCTACTGGCGGGTGCTCCCCCCCAAGGGGAAGATCGGCATCTTCATCGGCACCTGGTATTCAGCGCCCCTGCTGGAAAACGTCTACGGCACCATCAAGAATGCCGAACTGGACCAGCGGCTGGAGCGGATCGTCCACTTCGAGCGGATGCTCTGCGACGAAGGGGCGCTGGTCCTCAAGTTCTGGCTGCACCTGTCGCGTGATGAGCAGAAAAAGCGCCTGAAGAGCCTGGAGAAAGACCCCAAAACCCGCTGGCGGGTCACCGATACCGACTGGCAGCATTACAAACTCTACGACAAATTCCGCCAGGTCTCGGAACGGATGCTGCGCACCACCAGCACCGCTGAATCCCCCTGGACCATCGTGGAGGGGAGTAATCCCAACTACCGCTACCTGACCATCGGCAAAGCCCTGCTCGCCGCCCTGCGCCAACGTCTGGACGCAGTGGAACCGCCGCAACACGACGAGCCGATCCCCCCCATCATGCCCACCATCGACAATCTGCTGATCTTAAGGACCCTGGACCTGTCGAAACAATTGAAGAAATCCGACTACGAGGATGAGTTGGAGAAGTACCAGGGCAGGCTCAATCTGCTGACCCGCCATGCCGGTTTCCGCAAGCTCTCCGTGGTGACGGTCTTCGAAGGGAACGACGCCGCCGGCAAGGGAGGGAGCATCCGTCGCGTCACCCAGGCCCTGGACGCCCGTCTCTATCGCATCGTCCCGGTGGCGGCCCCCACCGACGAGGAGTTAGCCCAGCCCTATATGTGGCGCTTCTGGCGCAACATCCCCCGCAAGGGGCGTTTTGCCATCTTCGACCGTTCCTGGTACGGCAGGGTGCTGGTGGAGCGGGTGGAGGGGCTGTGCGGCAGGGGGGACTGGATGCGGGCCTACGGTGAGATCAACGACTTCGAGGAACAACTCGTCCGCAATCATACGGTGGTGGTCAAGTTCTGGCTCTCCATCAGCCGGGAGGAGCAGCTCAGGCGCTTCAAGGAACGGGAGAAGATCGGCTTCAAGCGTTTCAAGATCACCGACGAGGATTGGCGCAACCGGGAGAAGTGGGGCGAGTACGAGGTGGCGGTTTGCGACATGATCGACCGCACCAGCACCGACATTGCGCCCTGGACCCTGGTGGAGGCCAACGACAAGTACTATGCCCGCATCAGGATACTGAAGACCCTCTGCGAGCGGATCGAGGCGGCGCTGGGGAAGGTGTGA
- a CDS encoding HAD family hydrolase — MPPFAHVLAGFTLGFTFRKELGRILRETPSDSTITNQDPEQLAAGGIAALALDFDGVLAPHGFPEPLPEAREWLARCCAVFGADRIFVLSNKPTEARRIWFRDHFPGIRFISGVRKKPYPDGLQRVGELARVPLSAVLMVDDRLLTGCLAALNAGARTLYIRRPYRSFRHRPLAELFFLLLRAGERVLFK; from the coding sequence ATGCCCCCGTTTGCGCACGTTCTGGCCGGATTCACCCTCGGTTTCACCTTTCGGAAGGAACTCGGCCGGATTCTGCGGGAAACGCCATCCGACTCGACAATCACAAACCAGGACCCGGAGCAGCTCGCCGCCGGGGGCATCGCGGCCCTGGCCCTGGATTTCGACGGGGTCCTGGCCCCCCACGGTTTTCCCGAGCCGCTTCCCGAGGCCCGCGAATGGCTGGCCCGGTGCTGCGCGGTTTTCGGCGCGGACAGGATCTTCGTCCTCTCCAACAAGCCGACCGAGGCCCGCAGAATCTGGTTCAGGGACCATTTCCCCGGAATCCGCTTCATCTCCGGCGTCCGCAAGAAGCCCTATCCCGACGGTCTCCAGAGGGTGGGCGAATTGGCCCGCGTGCCCCTGTCCGCCGTCCTCATGGTGGACGACCGCTTGCTGACCGGCTGCCTGGCGGCCCTCAACGCAGGCGCCCGCACCCTCTACATCCGCCGTCCCTACCGTTCCTTCCGGCACCGCCCTCTGGCCGAGCTCTTCTTCCTGCTGCTCCGGGCCGGGGAGCGGGTCCTATTCAAATAA
- a CDS encoding protoglobin domain-containing protein yields the protein MTSMQDLKDHYGFTDDDEELLKAFQPLAAQHKERFSGEFHNYLYGLPETTAILNTSNRQRLLEMHSNWFMSLFGGAYDNNYLNHLTRIGHAHVKVGLNVHFVNVAMNRVRHFLLNLIDENYPDRDERRALREATEKILDMNLDVMSASYREEELKKVFVSRKLESHLIRLAERFTYGLNLVLVLALAGVSISVALLFGWDLINIFRGDVEKGILSALGELLILWMMIELMDNEIKNLKGGKFNILVFIGVIIVAMIREILISTLRHDDLATQAFLAGTLLILGILYYLVSRAQKDLDKA from the coding sequence ATGACCTCGATGCAGGACCTTAAAGACCACTACGGCTTCACCGACGACGACGAGGAATTGCTCAAAGCCTTTCAGCCCCTGGCGGCCCAACACAAGGAGCGTTTCTCCGGCGAATTCCACAACTATCTTTACGGGTTGCCCGAAACCACCGCCATCCTCAATACCAGCAACCGCCAGCGTCTTCTTGAGATGCACAGCAACTGGTTCATGTCGCTCTTCGGCGGCGCCTACGATAACAACTACCTGAACCACCTGACCCGCATCGGCCACGCCCATGTCAAGGTCGGCCTGAACGTCCATTTCGTCAATGTCGCCATGAACCGGGTCCGCCATTTCCTGCTCAACCTGATCGACGAGAACTACCCGGACCGTGACGAGCGGCGCGCCCTGCGCGAGGCGACCGAAAAGATCCTCGACATGAATCTGGACGTCATGAGCGCCTCCTACCGCGAAGAGGAGTTGAAGAAGGTCTTTGTCTCGCGCAAACTGGAATCCCACCTCATCCGGCTGGCCGAACGCTTCACCTACGGCCTCAACCTGGTGCTGGTGCTGGCCCTGGCAGGGGTTTCCATCTCGGTCGCCCTGCTGTTCGGCTGGGATCTCATCAATATCTTTCGCGGGGATGTGGAGAAAGGCATACTCAGCGCCCTGGGCGAGTTGCTGATCCTCTGGATGATGATCGAGCTGATGGACAACGAGATCAAGAACCTGAAGGGCGGCAAATTCAACATCCTGGTCTTCATCGGCGTCATCATCGTGGCCATGATCCGCGAGATCCTGATCTCCACCCTGCGCCACGACGATCTGGCCACCCAGGCCTTCCTGGCCGGCACCCTGCTGATCCTGGGAATCCTCTACTACCTGGTCTCCCGGGCTCAGAAAGACCTGGACAAGGCATAA